GCACACGGAGGCGTTCATGGCCCGGCTGTCACCGCTGGGCCGGGTCGGCGAACCGGAGGACATCGCCCACGCCGTGCTGCATCTGGCCTCCGACGCCTCGACGTTCACCACGGGCCAGATCCTCCGCCCCAACGGCGGCGTCGCGATGCCCTGGTAGCCCCGCACCGCAGCGCACGCCCCATTCACGCCATCCACCCCCGAGCACGACGCGCACGCCCGTCACCCGTACGCCCGCGCAGGACACACACGCCCCACCGACCCGACCGGCAGGCACCACATAACATGCACGCCCCTCACCGCCAGGCCCACGCACGACGGGCACGCCCCTCACCCGCCCGCCAGCGCACAACACGCACACCCCTCACCCGCACACCCCTCACCCGCACGCCCGCGCAGGACACACACGCCCCACCGACCGCCAGCCACCACTCAACACGCACGCCCCTCACCGCCACGCCCACACCCGCCCAACGGCGCACGCTCCCCATCCGCACGCCCACCCACAACACGCACGCTCCCGCACCACGCACACATCCCCACACTCCCCGGCCCCGCCACCCGCCAGATCCCGCCCCAAGCGCCCCGCAACACGCCCCAGCCCCTTCCGCCTGCGCCGCTCCCCGGCACCCCACCCTCTACCGCACACCCCTACACGGCCCGACGATCCCCCCACCGCCGCCACGCCTTCCCTCACACCCCCCGCCAGCGATCCGCCCCCGCACCCTCCGCCACACGAGCCCTCGGCACGCAGTGCACCGGCAGCAGGCTCAACCCCCACCCCCCGGCCGCGACCGCACCCTCGAGCACCCCGGCGTCGGGCACGAGCGCGAGCCGGAGCACACTCCACCACCACAGCGCACCCAACCCCAGTGCAGCCCCCCAGCGCACTATCCGCCGCGCCATGGCGCCCACCTCCCGCCCGACGCTAGACCGCGGTCCGCACGCGCCGGCAGGGCGCACCTACGGCACACAGGCACGCCCCGGGCGGGCGCCGAGGACGAGGCCGAGGACAGTCACCCGTTCTCCGCCTGGAACATCCAGTGATGCTTCTCGAGGTCGGCCGTGACCCCGATGAAGACGTCCTGGCTCACCGGATCCGCCTCCCCGGTCGCCTCCAGCCGCTCACGCATCCGCGTGATCACCACGCCCAACGCGTCCACGAGCGTCTTCACGGCGGCCGTGTCCTTGACCCAGCCCTCGGGCGTAGCCCCGATGCCGCTGCTGGCGGCCACCGTCCCGGCCCGCCCGTCCGGCGGCACACCCAGCGTCGAGAGGCGCTCCGCCACGATGTCGGAGTACCGACGCGCGGAGTCCACGACCTCGTCGAGCTGCAGATGGATGGAGCGGAAGCGCGGGCCCACCACGTTCCAGTGGACCTGCTTCGCCACAAGGGCGAGGTCCACCAGGTCGACCAGCGCGCCCTGCAGCGCCACGGACACGGTCTTGAGGTCCGCGTCGGACAACGGACTCTTCACGACATACATCCATATCCTCCGATGACGACGACCAAGATGATCAGGATCATGACGACCAGAACAACCAGAGCGACCGAACGACCGGACGACCCGGCAATCGGACTACCGGACTACCGGACGACGGGATCAACCGGACCAAGACGACCGCGCAACCGGAACGACTAGACCGACGAGGGACGAGGACACTCCCAACGTCCAACCCGCAACCGCCGGCTGGACCCTGTCCCACCCCGCCCTTCCACCATCGCCGCCCCACCGCATACCGGCAAATGGACGCATACAGAACACCCGTACAACGCGAAAAAACCCCGGCCGTACTCCTCCGGGTCTCCCCGGAGAAGCCCCGGCCGGGGCTTCACACACACATCCTCAGCTCATGAGCACGAGCTCGTGAGCGTCAGGCAGCGACGACGTCGACCGCCTCGGTAGGCGCCTTGATCGTGACCCGTTCCGGTGGCACACCGGTCACCGATACGGAATTGAGCATCGGGCGACGCACCGGTGCGGGCACCGGCTCGGTGGCCGCAGCCGACTGTGCCAGCTCCGCGAGGGCGAGCTCGTCGCTCACTTCCCGCATGAGCTCGGACATCCGTACGTCCAGCGCGTCGCAGATCGCGGAGAGCAGCTCGGAGGACGCCTCCTTCTGCCCCCGCTCCACCTCGGAAAGATAGCCGAGTGAAACTCGGGCGGACGAGGAGACTTCGCGCAGAGTACGGCCCTGGCGCTGGCGCTGCCGACGCAGCACGTCACCCAGCAGGCGACGGAGCAGAATCATCGGTGGCTCCCTCCTCGGACCGCGTAGCCGCATCCTTCACGCCCCACCGTACCGCCTTGCGCTGCGGCCGTGCGGGGAGCGATGTCGTGTTCACTCAGGGCTGCAAACATCAAAACCCCCCGTTCTGTTCCGTATCCTGTGCCCGCTCATTCCCAGTCTGTTCGCCCGCAAGCTCCTTCAGGAGCAGTGCGAGTACGCTCCGTACACTCTCCATACGGATTTCCGCCCGGTCGCCGTTCAACCGCAGCGGTATCACTTTCCCGCCACCAGCGGCATCAAATGACGACGATGACGGCCCGTCGACGGCCACGAAGACGGTGCCGACCGGGTGTCCGTCCTGGGGCTCGGGACCGGCGACGCCCGTGGTCGCGATCCCCCAGTCCGCACCGAGCGCCTTGCGCACGCCGACTGCCATCTGGGCCGCGACCTGCGGATCCACCGCACCGCGCTGGGCCAGCAGAGTGGCGTCGACGCCCAGCAGCTCATGCTTGAGCTCGGTGGCGTACGCGGTCACGGAGCCCCGGAAGGCCTTGGACGCGCCCGGCGTCGCGGTGATCTCCGCCGCCACCAGACCACCGGTGAGCGACTCGGCGACGGCGAGCGTCTCGCCCCTCACCGTGAGTAGTCGCAGCACTTCAGTGGCCACGGAATTCACCGCTCCGCCTCCTCGGCCGCCGCCTGCCGCTCAGCGATTCCGCGCTTGCGCAGCACAATGGCCTGTCTCACGTAGTCGAGCCCGGTGACCACGGTCAGGACGACCGCCACGGCCATCACCCAGAACCTCAGGGTGGCCAGCGGCCCCGTCAGCGCCAGGATGTACATCCCGACCGCCGTGCCCTGGGCCAGCGTCTTCATCTTGCCGCCGCGGCTCGCGGGGATGACCCCGTAACGGATCACCACGAAGCGCAGCAGGGTGATGCCGAGCTCCCGCCCGAGGATCACTCCCGTCACCCACCACGGCAGATCGCCGAGCGAGGACAGGCAGATCAGCGCCGCCCCCATGATCGCCTTGTCCGCTATGGGGTCGGCGATCTTGCCGAAGTCGGTGACGAGGTTGTAGCTGCGGGCCAGATGACCGTCGAAGATGTCGGTGATCATGGCGACGGCGAAGGCCGCCCAGGCCCAGGCGCGCCAGGCGGGGTCGTACCCGCCGTCGGCCAGCATCAGCACCACGAAGCCCGGCACCAGGACGAGCCGGATCATGGTCAGGATGTTCGCGATGTTCCAGAGGCTGGCCTGGTTGACGGCCGCAGCGCCCAGCTTCCCGCCTCGCACCGGCTTCGCGCCACCCGGAGCACCAGATGCGCCGGCCGCACCTTTGGCGCTGGGAGAGCCGCCCGCCGCGGATGCCGGGACTCCGGTCATCTGCCCGCCTCCTCAGTACACGGGAGTGAGCCCAGGAGAGGCTCGGCCACCAGGTCTACACCTTCCGTACCGACCACCTTGGCCTCGACGATACGGCCGACGGTCAGACCTTCGCCGCTCGTGAACAGCACCTGGCCGTCCGTCTCGGGCGCCTGGTGCGCGGCACGGCCATACGCGCCCTCGTCGCCGTCGAGGGACTCCACGAGCACGTAGACGGTCTCGCCGACGCGCTCCTCGGCGCGCTGCGCGACCAGTTCCTCGGCGAGCCGGGACACGCGCGCGAGGCGCTCGGCGACGACGTCCTCGTGCAGCTTGTTCTCGTACGTCGCCGCCTCGGTGCCCTCCTCGTCGGAATACCCGAAGACACCGATCGCGTCGAGGCGGGCGCCCGTGAGGAACCGCTCCAGCTCCGCGAGGTCGGCCTCGGTCTCGCCGGGGAAGCCCACGATGAAGTTGGACCGCACACCGGCCTGCGGGGCCTTGGCGCGGATGGTGTCGAGCAGTTCCAGGAAGCGGTCGGTGTCGCCGAAGCGCCGCATCGCGCGCAGCACGTCGGGCGCGGAGTGCTGGAAGGACAGGTCGAAGTAGGACGCGATGTTCGGCGTCGAGGTCAGGACGTCGATGAGTCCAGGACGCATCTCGGCGGGCTGCAGGTAGCTGACCCGCACACGCTCCAGGCCCTCGATCTCGGCGAGCTCGGGCAGCAGGGTCTCCAGGAGGCGGATGTCGCCCAGGTCCTTGCCGTACGAGGTGTTGTTCTCGGAGACCAGCATGATCTCCTTGACGCCTTGATCGGCCAGCCAGCGCGCCTCGTTCACTACGTCGCTGGGGCGGCGCGAGATGAACGAACCCCGGAAAGACGGGATGGCGCAGAAGGAGCAGCGCCGGTCGCAGCCGGAGGCGAGCTTCACCGAGGCGACGGGCGCGCCGTCGAGGCGGCGGCGCAGGGGCGCGCGGGGCCCCGACACCGGGGCCACGCCCTGGGGGAGGTCCGAGGGGGCGCCATGGCCGGGAAGGGCCACTTCCTCACCGGCGCTCTGCCGCTCGGCCGGGCTGATCGGCAGCAGCTTGCGCCGGTCGCGCGGGGTGTGGGAGGCGTGGATGCCGCCGTTCAGGATGGTCTGGAGGCGGTCGGAGATGTCGGCGTAGTCGTCGAAGCCGAGTACGCCGTCGGCCTCGGGCAGCGCCTCGGCGAGCTCCTTGCCGTACCGCTCGGCCATGCAGCCCACCGCCACGACGGCCTGGGTTCTGCCACGTCCCTTGAGATCATTGGCTTCTAGGAGGGCGTCGACGGAGTCCTTCTTGGCGGCCTCGACGAAGCCACAGGTGTTGACGACGGCGACGTCCGCTTCCTCGGCGTCCTCCACGAGTTGCCAGCCGTCCGCCTCCAAGCGGCCTGCGAGCTCCTCCGAGTCCACCTCGTTACGGGCGCAGCCAAGGGTGACGAGTGCGACGGTACGGCGTTCAGGCATGGGCTCAAGACTACTTCGTCCCGCTGACAGCCCACGTCGACGGGGTTGGCCGATCTTGGCCAACCCCGTACCCGCTCACCCCATGCGGTCGTTTATCCGACCTCGGGGTCGCCCTTCGTGTACGTGAGGCGCTCGACCGCGCCGGGCTGGAAGTCGTTCTCGATCTTCTTGCCGTTCACGTACAGCTGGATCGCTCCGGCGTCACCGAGGATGAGGTTGATCTTCGAGCTGTCCTGGAAGGTCTTGGAGTCGCCCTGCTTGAGCAGCCCGTCGAAGAGCATCCGGCCGTTGTGGTCCTTGGCCGAGATCCAGCTGCGCCCGTCCACGGCGCTGACCTGCACGGTCACCTTGTCCTGCGGGGCGGCCGCGATGGCGCTGTCGGACGGGTCCGGCTTCGGGTCGGTGGGCTTGGTCCCGGTCGGCTTGGCCGCGGGCTTGCTGGTGGTCGGCGTTGCCCCTTCGGCGACCTGGTTCTTGGTGTCGTCCCCGCTGTCGCTGCCCTGAGCCACGGTGAACCCGACGAAGCCGATCACCGCGACGATCGCGGCGACCATGGCGGCCGTCCAGTTCGGCCCGCGCCGCTCGGGGCGGATACGTTCCGCCTCGAAGAGCGGGGCCGCCGGCGTCGGTGTGGGGCGGCCACCGCGCTCGGCGTCGTACCGGGCGAGCAGCGGGGCGGGATCGAGGTCCACGGCGCGTGCCAGGGTCCGGATGTGCCCGCGCGCGTAGACGTCGCCGCCACAAGGGGCGAAGTCGTCCTGCTCGATGGCGTGGACGATGGCGACGCGGACCCGGGTGGCGTTGCTGATGTCGTCGACCGTCAGCCCGGCGTCGATGCGTGCCTGCCGCAAGGCATGGCCGATCGAGAGCTGCTCGGGCTCGTGGTCGTCTTCGAACGGACGCTCGTCTTCTGGGGAGTTGCCGTCAGGGGAGTTGCCGATGGACACGGGGGCGCCTTTCGAGCGTGTAGCCACCTGTGCTGGAGGTTCAGTCTAGGGGGGGTACGAAAGGGTGGGGCAACCGGGCGGTAGGACTTTGTACGCCATCAGAATGGCCGGTCATCCTGATGCTGGGACATGAACGTGTCCCCTCGCTCAACTTGACGTTCGCCGAAGGGAAACGGTTGCTCGCCGCTCGCTTACGGGTGAGTCACGTTCGAATATCCACGTACCGCGAAACGTATCGCGGTACGTGCCGTGAACCCGTCCGCACGGCGACCGGCCTGGCCCGTTTTCCTCCATCAGAGGCCTTACGCTTCAGCTTCCCCACGAATCACCGCGAGCACTCCATCCAGTTCGTCGGCCTTCACAAGAACGTCACGCGCCTTGGAGCCCTCGCTGGGGCCGACGATGCCGCGCGACTCCATGAGGTCCATCAGCCGCCCCGCCTTGGCGAAGCCGACGCGCAGCTTGCGCTGGAGCATCGAGGTCGACCCGAACTGCGTGGAGACGACCAGTTCGGCGGCGGCGCACAGCAGGTCGAGGTCGTCGCCGATGTCCTCGTCGATCTCCTTCTTCTGCTTGGTGCCCACGGTGACGTCGTCCCGGAAGACCGGCGCCATCTGATCCTTGCAGTGCTGCACGATCGCCGCGACCTCGTCCTCGGTGACGAAGGCGCCCTGCATACGGGTCGGTTTGTTGGCCCCCATCGGCAGGAAGAGCCCGTCGCCCTTGCCGATCAGCTTCTCGGCGCCCGGCTGGTCGAGGATGACGCGCGAGTCCGCCAGGGACGATGTCGCGAAGGCAAGCCGCGACGGCACGTTCGCCTTGATCAGGCCGGTGACGACGTCCACGGACGGCCGCTGTGTGGCGAGCACCAGGTGGATGCCGGCCGCGCGCG
This genomic interval from Streptomyces dengpaensis contains the following:
- a CDS encoding CinA family protein, which codes for MNSVATEVLRLLTVRGETLAVAESLTGGLVAAEITATPGASKAFRGSVTAYATELKHELLGVDATLLAQRGAVDPQVAAQMAVGVRKALGADWGIATTGVAGPEPQDGHPVGTVFVAVDGPSSSSFDAAGGGKVIPLRLNGDRAEIRMESVRSVLALLLKELAGEQTGNERAQDTEQNGGF
- the pgsA gene encoding CDP-diacylglycerol--glycerol-3-phosphate 3-phosphatidyltransferase; the encoded protein is MTGVPASAAGGSPSAKGAAGASGAPGGAKPVRGGKLGAAAVNQASLWNIANILTMIRLVLVPGFVVLMLADGGYDPAWRAWAWAAFAVAMITDIFDGHLARSYNLVTDFGKIADPIADKAIMGAALICLSSLGDLPWWVTGVILGRELGITLLRFVVIRYGVIPASRGGKMKTLAQGTAVGMYILALTGPLATLRFWVMAVAVVLTVVTGLDYVRQAIVLRKRGIAERQAAAEEAER
- the rimO gene encoding 30S ribosomal protein S12 methylthiotransferase RimO, coding for MPERRTVALVTLGCARNEVDSEELAGRLEADGWQLVEDAEEADVAVVNTCGFVEAAKKDSVDALLEANDLKGRGRTQAVVAVGCMAERYGKELAEALPEADGVLGFDDYADISDRLQTILNGGIHASHTPRDRRKLLPISPAERQSAGEEVALPGHGAPSDLPQGVAPVSGPRAPLRRRLDGAPVASVKLASGCDRRCSFCAIPSFRGSFISRRPSDVVNEARWLADQGVKEIMLVSENNTSYGKDLGDIRLLETLLPELAEIEGLERVRVSYLQPAEMRPGLIDVLTSTPNIASYFDLSFQHSAPDVLRAMRRFGDTDRFLELLDTIRAKAPQAGVRSNFIVGFPGETEADLAELERFLTGARLDAIGVFGYSDEEGTEAATYENKLHEDVVAERLARVSRLAEELVAQRAEERVGETVYVLVESLDGDEGAYGRAAHQAPETDGQVLFTSGEGLTVGRIVEAKVVGTEGVDLVAEPLLGSLPCTEEAGR
- a CDS encoding helix-turn-helix domain-containing protein, which translates into the protein MILLRRLLGDVLRRQRQRQGRTLREVSSSARVSLGYLSEVERGQKEASSELLSAICDALDVRMSELMREVSDELALAELAQSAAATEPVPAPVRRPMLNSVSVTGVPPERVTIKAPTEAVDVVAA
- a CDS encoding helix-turn-helix domain-containing protein, whose translation is MSIGNSPDGNSPEDERPFEDDHEPEQLSIGHALRQARIDAGLTVDDISNATRVRVAIVHAIEQDDFAPCGGDVYARGHIRTLARAVDLDPAPLLARYDAERGGRPTPTPAAPLFEAERIRPERRGPNWTAAMVAAIVAVIGFVGFTVAQGSDSGDDTKNQVAEGATPTTSKPAAKPTGTKPTDPKPDPSDSAIAAAPQDKVTVQVSAVDGRSWISAKDHNGRMLFDGLLKQGDSKTFQDSSKINLILGDAGAIQLYVNGKKIENDFQPGAVERLTYTKGDPEVG
- a CDS encoding Dps family protein codes for the protein MYVVKSPLSDADLKTVSVALQGALVDLVDLALVAKQVHWNVVGPRFRSIHLQLDEVVDSARRYSDIVAERLSTLGVPPDGRAGTVAASSGIGATPEGWVKDTAAVKTLVDALGVVITRMRERLEATGEADPVSQDVFIGVTADLEKHHWMFQAENG